A segment of the Marinitoga hydrogenitolerans DSM 16785 genome:
TGTTTATGTCATCTAAAATATTTTTTTTGTAATCTCCTTGAATTGCATTATTTATATTTTCAAATCTTGAAGCTATATCATTTAAATAATCATTTGTTTGGGAAATATAGGTTTCAAAAGCGGTTAATTCTTTCATTAGTTTTTCTGAAGCTTCATCAAGAGATAATTTTGAGTTTTCACCTATGAAATGAACTGTTCCATTAATATCTTTAATTAATTCAGGAACAGTTGCTCGTGGAAATAATAGATCTCTATAATAGTTTAAGGTTATTCTTGATGAAAACAATTTTGGTGAAAATGCCGCATTATCTCTTCTTATAGAAGTTGTTACTACCCAAACCAACGGGAAAAGAACGATAACTAAAACAATAATTAAAAAGATATGTCTTAAAATATAATTTTTCTTTTGGATCATAGCCATTATCTGCTCACCTCTTCAAATGCCCCTGATAATTTAAAGTTGAAATAACTAATTGCAGAAACTATAGCAAATATTAAGATGGATATTGCACTGGCAAAACCAAAGTCCTGACCACGTGAACCTTCAAAAGCTAATTTATAGGTATAAGAGATTAGTATATCTGTTGAACCTGCTGGAGTTGTTGCGCCAGGCATTGCAGGGCCACCACCAGTTAAAAGATAAATATTTACAAAGTTATTGAAGTTAAAGGCAAAACTACTTACTAATAATGGAGTTAAGGACACCATTAACAACGGTAAAGTGATTTTTCTAAATTGTGTCCATCTTGTTGCACCATCAATTGAAGATGCTTCATATAATTCATCAGGAATACTTTGTAAAGCACCCAATGTTATAGTCATCATATATGGAAATCCGAGCCATGTATTAACTATTAGAACTGAAATTTTTGCCCATAAAGGGTCATTTAACCATTTTATAGGAGTTAGTCCTAAATTAGTAATGATAAATCTGTTTATAATACCATAAGTTTCATTGAAAAAGCCATTTCGCCATATTAAGACTGATATAAAAGCAGGAACAGCCCACGGAATAATTAACAATGTTCTATAAAATACTCTACCTTTCATAAATTTATCATTAAGCATAAGAGCTAGAATCATTCCGATAATGAAACTGAACAAAACACTAAGTGCGGCATATGTGAAAGTCCATGTGAATATTTTTAAAAATGGACCAGAAATTTTTGGGTCTTCTCTAATTCTATCGAATTGGTATGTTCCAACAAATGAAGAATAACCCATTAATCTAATTAATTCACCTTTTTCGTTATAATCCCAGAATGCACTATCTCTATCTATTAATTCTTTATTTGTTCTTGTGTTAAAAATAATAGTTTTATATGTTTTTTTATTATTTACAAAAACCGGCTTAACTCGTAATTCGTAAATTCTATAGGCTTCTGAAAATTTTTTGTATATAAACTTTGAAGATAATCTATATTTTTTACCATCATAATTTTTGAGTTCTAAAACGCCTAAATATTTTTTTCTTAATACGGTATTATAAAAGGAAGCATTTTTGAAAGTTCCAGAATCAATTGGTGAATAAAAATAAATATATTTATCACCTTTACTATTTTCGAAACCAAGAACATTGTTCATCTTTTCATTAATAGATAACGCTCTAAAAGAATCATCAAGTTCTCTTTTTAAAAATGCAGTATAAGTATTTCCGTTAATAGAAACAGTCATATAATTTTCATTAACAGGAGATAATTCGGCAGAAGCATTTTTAGTATTTCCTTTTGAATCATAAATAATTTCTTTCGGTTTTTCTGATAATAATATCTCTTTATCATTGTATAAAACAATTAAAAAATCTTCAGTGGGTTGAAATTTTTCTAATTTCACAAAAATTTTAAAGTTGTAACTATTTCCATCTTCTGGTTCGTACAGATAATTTGGATCATTTAATAAGATTTGAATAGCCTGATCTCTCGTAAATAAATGTCCTGTTCCGTAATTTGTAAATGCAGTTCTAACAGTATAATAAATAGGATATACGGTTAGAATGAATAGAAAAAACATTGCAGGTAAAGTGTATCTATAAGGATAACCCTTCTTTGAAAATATTGCCACATTTGCAAACACAACAAAAGCTGCAATAACCACTGCTAAACCGTAATTGCCTAAGCCAGATAAAATAAAAATAGACCATATCAATCCGGCATTCATGAGAGCGATTATAGAGTACAACAGAAATTTGCCAAGAGTTTTCATGGTGTCCCTCCCTTAAAATGTGTGAAAAACTTAGATTTTATGTTTTAATTAAAAATACTTAATAATTATAACATAAAAATACCTTTTTTATCAATTTGAAAATAAAATATTATGTTAAAAAATGGTAGAATAAAGAAAAAATAAGCTCCATTTAAAGGGAGCTTATTTCTAATTTTCTTTTATTAAATTTGTCCAGTAATTAAAAAGAACATTTTCGTCAATTTTGTCATTTAAATAATCAACGAAAATTTTGCTAAAAAATTTAAATAAAATATTATTTAAGCGTTCATCGATTTTTGTTGCGAGTTTTAATTGAGCAGCAACAATATTGTTGTTTTTTTGGAGTGTATTTAATAGTTTTTCTTTTGGCATAATGGTTTTATTGTATTTATAAAATAAATCAGCAACCTTATCAGTGGATAAATATTTGAAAACTTTTTCTGCAGTTTTTGAATTGTTTAATAAAATCCATTGTTGCCCACCTATAGGAGAAAAACTTGTGTCCTTGCCTTTTGGTATTAAAGAAATACCAAAATCTATATTGCTTTTTTGAATTGAAGAAAAAGACCACGGACCATTGAAAATGATTTTTACCTCGTTTTGTTCAAACATTTTCATCATTTCGTCATAAAAGTTATTTGATATTTTAGGGATCAAATGGTTTTTATATAAATGTTTTATTTTTTTTGCTGTATAAATAAATCGTTCTTTATTTACATTAACAGTTAGAAAATTTTCATCTTCACTTCCAAAAATTGTGCTCATCCACCAACCAGAATTATAAGGTAAATAAATAGCATACTCATTAATTTTATTTTTATCGAATTTTGAAGATTTGAAATTATTTCCATTAATATCATAGGTATTTTCTTCTATAAAAGCCCATAATTCATTTAGTGTTTTTGGTGGGGGTTGAACTTCTTTTTTGTTATATAGCATAACAAGGCAATCAACTGATTGAAGTATTGGATGGGTTTTAATATATTTTTCTTCAAACCATTTGGGTGTTTTTATATCTACCCTTGCAATATCGATTTTTTGTCCTGAATTAATAATTTCATCTATTCTTGAAAAATGTCCTGAAAATGGAATCCTTTCAATGTTAAATTTTACAAAATGCGTTAATGAATATAGTTTCATAATTTTTTCTAAACCATTTTTTTCATCTTCTGACATTTGTGTTACTATTGTTATGGTTTTGCGTGGGAGAAAAAAGTATGAAAGGATTAAAATTATTATTAATAAAGGAATTATAATTTTGAGTTTCATAATCACTTCTCCTTTGTATATATTATTCTTATTTCTTCTATGTTTTTTAAAAAAATACTTACTATTTTAGGATCAAAGTGTGTTCCAGAGCCCGTTTTTATGATTTTTAAAGCATCTTCAAAAGAGAAAGCTTTTTTATAAGGTCTTTCAGATATTAAAGCATCGAAGACATCACATATTGCTATAATTCTTCCCTCGATAGGAATATCTTCTCCTTTCAAACCTTTTGGATAACCCATTCCGTTAAACTTTTCGTGATGATATAGAGCTATTTTAGCAGCTAAATCGAAGAAATCATCATCTATTTTTTTCAATATATTATATCCTATTTTGGCATGTTTTTTCATTATTTCAAATTCTTTATCATTTAATTTTCCAGATTTTAATAGAATTGAATCGGGAATTCCTATTTTTCCAATATCATGCATTTGAGCAGCATAATAATAATTTTCTATGATTGTATCATTTTTAAATATGGATTTTGCTAATATTTTAGCAACTTTTCCAACTCTTATAATGTGATTTCCTGTGATTTCATCTCTGAATTCAGAAATGTTTCCTAATAAATTTATAATATCTTGTGTAAGTTTTTTGTTTTTGTTTATATAATCTATATTGTTTTTAAATACCTTATCTATCATTATACCTATATTGTCTATTTCTTTTATGTTTGTTTTTGTTAAAGAATAATTTAAATTTTTGCCTTTTAAAATTTGAATACCAAAAGTTTCAACTTCTTTGGAAAAATCTTCGATATTTTTTTGTATTTTCAAATAATGATTTTTATTGATAATATAAGTGATACCAAATATAATAAATATTATAATACTCCATTGAAGAGCACTTTTGAAAATATAATTGAATAAATCTATATTCATGTCAAATAACACGTATATGGGATAAGTACTATATGTACTATTATTAAATCTGATATAAAAGTATCTGTCTTTAATTCTTATAATATTATTAGATATCAAATGTTTGTTATGTAAATTAAATTCAAAACGAATATTAGATAAAATAATATTTTTGTTAAGAGAAGTAACTATATAATCTGTATTGATATTCAGTTTTCTCATTGTATCTTTTATGATTGACGGTAAAAATAATGTTTTTAAAATTATTTTATTATTATTATAAGTATAATTAAATAGTTCACGATTTCTAATTATGGAATAACCACCTAAAGAACCAACTTCTTTTAATGCATTTAATATAGTATCAGACGGATTAGGAACTATTATTCCAGTTGACTTTTCTAATTCATCATTGATAGTTTTCGTAAGATTAGTAAAAAAAATACTTGAAATAATATTAAAACTATTTTTTTTATAATTAATTTCATTTTTTATATTAAAATATACTGTTGTTGGAAATAAAAAGGTAAATATCAAAGCTAACAAAAATAGCATGTGACTATTAAATAACTTCTTTATTGAATATTCTTTCATTGTTCCGTTACCAAAGACTTACTAAAACCTATAAATACATATAAGGTTTTATGCTCTTTTCTGCTTCACAGCGCCCGGTTTTGCCTAAACTACTCCCGTTTGGTATAACGCTCCACAGACCTAAATTCGGGGGTAACTCGCCCTACTTTGTTTATTTAAATTAAAGTTAAAGCATAATCCCTCAAATTCAGAGCAGCATTTAAATCCCTATCGTTTTTATATCCGCATTCACACATATATATTCTGTCTGATAATTTTAAATCCTTTTTTATTTTTCCACATTTATGGCATTTTTTACTGCTAGGATAATATCTGTCTGCTTTTATTAATTTTATTCCATGTTTTTTTGTTTTATATTCCAGTTGTCTGATAATTTCATATAGTTTTGATTGCTGTATTTCTTTAGACAGATGTTTATTTTTCATCATTCCTGATATGTTTAAATCCTCTACAACTATATATTCTGGTTTGGTTTTCACCAGAGACGCTGTGATTTTATGTATATAATCATTGCGGATATTTTTTAACCTTATATGTATTTTCCTTATTTTTGACTCAAGTTTTATTATATTTTTAGTCTTTTGGTAACGGACTTCACCTCCTTTATGTTGAATTTTGTTTTGTTCGTATTTCCTTGATATTTGTCTTTGTAATCTTTTTAAACGCTTTAATATCTTTTTAACTTTATGTTTTTTATTTATATTTTCATATTTTGAACCATTGCTTATAGTTGCTAATGTTTTAATTCCTAAATCTATTCCTATACCTTCTGTATATTTTCCATTATCAACTTCTATATTCTCTGTTTCGAAACTTATACTTAGATACCAATCAATTCCGTCATATGTTACTCTCGGATTATAATATTTGCCCCTTTCTGGTATTTTATCTTTTTCAAACAGTCTTAACCATCCTATTTTTTCTATTAGCACCTTTGTATTTTTAAACTTAATTTTATACGGATCTACATAGAAACTGGGTTTTGATTTTTTCTTTGCCTTAAATTTTGGTTTGTTTGCTAATTTTTTAAAAAATCTTTTATATGC
Coding sequences within it:
- a CDS encoding ABC transporter permease subunit, with protein sequence MKTLGKFLLYSIIALMNAGLIWSIFILSGLGNYGLAVVIAAFVVFANVAIFSKKGYPYRYTLPAMFFLFILTVYPIYYTVRTAFTNYGTGHLFTRDQAIQILLNDPNYLYEPEDGNSYNFKIFVKLEKFQPTEDFLIVLYNDKEILLSEKPKEIIYDSKGNTKNASAELSPVNENYMTVSINGNTYTAFLKRELDDSFRALSINEKMNNVLGFENSKGDKYIYFYSPIDSGTFKNASFYNTVLRKKYLGVLELKNYDGKKYRLSSKFIYKKFSEAYRIYELRVKPVFVNNKKTYKTIIFNTRTNKELIDRDSAFWDYNEKGELIRLMGYSSFVGTYQFDRIREDPKISGPFLKIFTWTFTYAALSVLFSFIIGMILALMLNDKFMKGRVFYRTLLIIPWAVPAFISVLIWRNGFFNETYGIINRFIITNLGLTPIKWLNDPLWAKISVLIVNTWLGFPYMMTITLGALQSIPDELYEASSIDGATRWTQFRKITLPLLMVSLTPLLVSSFAFNFNNFVNIYLLTGGGPAMPGATTPAGSTDILISYTYKLAFEGSRGQDFGFASAISILIFAIVSAISYFNFKLSGAFEEVSR
- a CDS encoding extracellular solute-binding protein produces the protein MKLKIIIPLLIIILILSYFFLPRKTITIVTQMSEDEKNGLEKIMKLYSLTHFVKFNIERIPFSGHFSRIDEIINSGQKIDIARVDIKTPKWFEEKYIKTHPILQSVDCLVMLYNKKEVQPPPKTLNELWAFIEENTYDINGNNFKSSKFDKNKINEYAIYLPYNSGWWMSTIFGSEDENFLTVNVNKERFIYTAKKIKHLYKNHLIPKISNNFYDEMMKMFEQNEVKIIFNGPWSFSSIQKSNIDFGISLIPKGKDTSFSPIGGQQWILLNNSKTAEKVFKYLSTDKVADLFYKYNKTIMPKEKLLNTLQKNNNIVAAQLKLATKIDERLNNILFKFFSKIFVDYLNDKIDENVLFNYWTNLIKEN
- a CDS encoding HD-GYP domain-containing protein → MKEYSIKKLFNSHMLFLLALIFTFLFPTTVYFNIKNEINYKKNSFNIISSIFFTNLTKTINDELEKSTGIIVPNPSDTILNALKEVGSLGGYSIIRNRELFNYTYNNNKIILKTLFLPSIIKDTMRKLNINTDYIVTSLNKNIILSNIRFEFNLHNKHLISNNIIRIKDRYFYIRFNNSTYSTYPIYVLFDMNIDLFNYIFKSALQWSIIIFIIFGITYIINKNHYLKIQKNIEDFSKEVETFGIQILKGKNLNYSLTKTNIKEIDNIGIMIDKVFKNNIDYINKNKKLTQDIINLLGNISEFRDEITGNHIIRVGKVAKILAKSIFKNDTIIENYYYAAQMHDIGKIGIPDSILLKSGKLNDKEFEIMKKHAKIGYNILKKIDDDFFDLAAKIALYHHEKFNGMGYPKGLKGEDIPIEGRIIAICDVFDALISERPYKKAFSFEDALKIIKTGSGTHFDPKIVSIFLKNIEEIRIIYTKEK
- a CDS encoding RNA-guided endonuclease InsQ/TnpB family protein, with the translated sequence MIKTYKIKLRVNNKERTKLMAAAGTARWAYNFALAKIEEYYKETGKIIGDRAIRKELTQLKQTNEYNWLYKYSNNITKQAIKDACAAYKRFFKKLANKPKFKAKKKSKPSFYVDPYKIKFKNTKVLIEKIGWLRLFEKDKIPERGKYYNPRVTYDGIDWYLSISFETENIEVDNGKYTEGIGIDLGIKTLATISNGSKYENINKKHKVKKILKRLKRLQRQISRKYEQNKIQHKGGEVRYQKTKNIIKLESKIRKIHIRLKNIRNDYIHKITASLVKTKPEYIVVEDLNISGMMKNKHLSKEIQQSKLYEIIRQLEYKTKKHGIKLIKADRYYPSSKKCHKCGKIKKDLKLSDRIYMCECGYKNDRDLNAALNLRDYALTLI